In Inquilinus sp. Marseille-Q2685, the following proteins share a genomic window:
- a CDS encoding carbohydrate ABC transporter permease, with translation MPPNGLRVQGRDRAWLLLLLAPTLLGLLLGALGSVVATAGLSLLRWDLLTPPGWAGLENYAHLAGDRGFLKALGNTLAFSALYVPLTVAISLGVALLLNRRVTWVGLFRALYFLPVITSPTAVGLIWSWIFAQDQGLLNGIVTALGGDPVRWLGPRMVLVSVVIVNVWGAIGEGMIVFLAGLQAVPRDYYEAARIDGARPRHQLLFITLPLMVPSLFFQTVLSTIHAFQAFDYIYILTRPPTGGSTLPTVVYSISRTGFGFFRMGDAAAQSLTLAAMILVLTLVYFRLQKRWGAQ, from the coding sequence ATGCCGCCGAACGGCCTTCGCGTCCAGGGCCGCGACCGGGCCTGGCTCCTGCTGCTGCTGGCGCCGACGCTGCTGGGCCTCCTGCTCGGCGCCCTCGGCTCGGTGGTGGCGACCGCGGGCCTCAGCCTGCTGCGCTGGGACCTGCTGACCCCGCCCGGCTGGGCGGGGCTGGAGAACTACGCTCATCTCGCAGGCGACCGGGGCTTCCTCAAGGCTCTCGGCAACACGCTGGCCTTCTCGGCGCTCTACGTGCCGCTGACGGTGGCGATCTCGCTCGGTGTCGCCCTGCTGCTGAACCGGCGGGTGACCTGGGTCGGGCTGTTCCGCGCCCTCTACTTCCTGCCGGTGATCACCTCGCCGACGGCGGTCGGGCTGATCTGGAGCTGGATCTTCGCCCAGGACCAGGGGCTGCTGAACGGCATCGTCACCGCCCTGGGCGGAGACCCGGTGCGCTGGCTCGGGCCCCGCATGGTGCTGGTCTCGGTGGTGATCGTGAACGTCTGGGGCGCGATCGGCGAGGGCATGATCGTGTTCCTGGCCGGGCTGCAGGCGGTGCCGCGCGACTATTACGAGGCCGCGCGGATCGACGGCGCCCGGCCGCGGCACCAGCTGCTGTTCATCACCCTGCCGCTGATGGTGCCCAGCCTGTTCTTCCAGACCGTGCTGTCGACCATCCACGCGTTCCAGGCCTTCGACTACATCTACATCCTGACCCGCCCCCCGACCGGCGGATCGACCCTGCCGACCGTCGTCTATTCGATCTCCCGCACCGGCTTCGGCTTCTTCCGCATGGGCGACGCCGCGGCCCAGAGCCTGACGCTCGCCGCCATGATCCTGGTCCTGACGCTGGTCTACTTCCGGCTGCAGAAGCGCTGGGGGGCGCAGTGA
- a CDS encoding SDR family oxidoreductase, whose product MPGKLEGRVAVVIGAARGIGAAIAERLAADGARVVIGDTEAAAGMATAERLGGRFVATDISRKDHAEAIVRAAVDSFGRLDILVQNAAIYPWTLIEDIEPEEWDRVMAVNLRGTYLAARAALPAVRAGGGGRMIFTSSITGPRVTSPGHGHYAATKAGINGFLKSAALEFSGYGITVNGVEPGNILTEGMQQHRSAEFIAMMERAVPLGRLGTPQDVAAAVAFLASDDAAYITGTTIVVDGGQTLPEGHDFRLRPQ is encoded by the coding sequence ATGCCGGGAAAACTGGAGGGCCGCGTCGCCGTCGTGATCGGCGCGGCGCGGGGCATCGGCGCCGCCATCGCCGAGCGGCTGGCGGCCGACGGCGCGCGGGTGGTGATCGGCGACACCGAGGCCGCGGCGGGGATGGCGACGGCGGAACGGCTGGGCGGCCGCTTCGTCGCCACCGACATCAGCCGCAAGGACCATGCCGAGGCTATCGTGCGCGCCGCGGTCGATAGCTTCGGCCGGCTCGACATCCTGGTGCAGAACGCCGCGATCTATCCCTGGACCCTGATCGAGGACATCGAGCCCGAGGAGTGGGACCGGGTGATGGCGGTGAACCTGCGCGGCACCTATCTCGCCGCCCGGGCGGCGCTGCCGGCGGTGCGGGCGGGGGGAGGGGGGCGGATGATCTTCACCTCCTCGATCACGGGCCCGCGCGTCACCAGCCCGGGCCACGGCCACTACGCCGCCACCAAGGCCGGCATCAACGGCTTCCTGAAATCCGCGGCGCTGGAGTTCTCGGGCTACGGCATCACTGTCAACGGGGTCGAGCCCGGAAACATCCTGACCGAGGGGATGCAGCAGCACCGCAGCGCCGAGTTCATCGCCATGATGGAGCGGGCGGTGCCGCTTGGCCGGCTCGGCACGCCGCAGGACGTCGCGGCTGCGGTGGCCTTCCTGGCCTCGGACGACGCCGCCTACATCACCGGCACCACCATCGTCGTAGACGGCGGCCAGACCCTGCCGGAAGGGCACGACTTCCGGCTGCGGCCGCAATAG
- a CDS encoding carbohydrate ABC transporter permease, with the protein MTAASAIVPRGRTARPRTLRLGVDALAYAVLIAGAVLMVGPFAWMVSTSLKLPADQFGHALIPPHPTVENYLSLWRIIPFDGLLWNSLKVAAISTVGQLLTCSMGAFVFAVVRFPGRQALFVALLVTLMIPAQMASIPQFVIFKFLGLYGTQAPLYLPGFLGGAFGCFLLRQYFLTIPIELAEAARMDGASLLTIWWRIYLPLARPALAALAIFAFLGSWNDLFSALIYLPSDLEKTTLPVGLALMQQQYAAQWTVMMAAVLVSIAPILIAFTLAQRHFIEGMALSGLK; encoded by the coding sequence ATGACCGCCGCTTCCGCCATCGTTCCGCGCGGCCGCACCGCCCGGCCCCGCACCCTGCGCCTCGGCGTCGACGCCCTGGCCTATGCCGTGCTGATCGCCGGCGCGGTGCTGATGGTCGGGCCCTTCGCCTGGATGGTCTCGACCTCGCTGAAGCTGCCGGCCGACCAGTTCGGCCACGCCCTGATCCCGCCGCACCCGACGGTCGAGAACTACCTGTCGCTGTGGCGGATCATCCCCTTCGACGGCCTCTTGTGGAACAGCCTGAAGGTCGCCGCGATCTCCACCGTCGGACAGCTGCTGACCTGCTCGATGGGCGCCTTCGTCTTCGCCGTGGTCCGCTTCCCCGGCCGGCAGGCGCTGTTCGTGGCTCTGCTGGTGACGCTGATGATCCCGGCGCAGATGGCCTCGATCCCGCAATTCGTGATCTTCAAGTTCCTCGGCCTCTACGGCACCCAGGCGCCCTTGTACCTGCCGGGGTTCCTGGGCGGCGCCTTCGGCTGCTTCCTGCTGCGCCAGTACTTCCTGACCATCCCGATCGAGCTGGCCGAGGCCGCGCGCATGGACGGCGCGTCGCTGCTGACGATCTGGTGGCGGATCTACCTGCCGCTGGCCCGGCCGGCCCTGGCGGCGCTGGCGATCTTCGCCTTCCTCGGCTCCTGGAACGACCTGTTCAGCGCCCTGATCTACCTGCCGAGCGACCTGGAGAAGACGACGCTGCCGGTCGGGCTGGCGCTGATGCAGCAGCAATACGCCGCGCAATGGACCGTGATGATGGCCGCCGTCCTGGTCAGCATCGCCCCGATCCTGATCGCCTTCACCCTGGCCCAGCGGCACTTCATCGAAGGCATGGCGCTGTCCGGCCTGAAATAG
- a CDS encoding alpha-glucosidase/alpha-galactosidase, which translates to MAKICLIGAGSTVFAQSIIGDILSQPDLADSVVSLHDIDGERLNTSAIVARRIGQALGLQNLKVEASLDRRQAMAGADFVILMMQVGGYRPATVTDFEIPKRYGLRQTIGDTLGIGGIFRGLRTIPVLLEICEDMRAVCPNALLMNYVNPMAMNCWAIAEAAPDIRSVGLCHSVQETSADMARWLGEAPENLDYLCAGINHVAYFLKFEKRLPDGGREDLYPRLKALAESGAVPEGEAVRFDMLRRTGHFVTESSIHFAEYNPWFIKAGRDDLLDRYEVPLDEYPRRCEALIAEWQALRAGLEADDSPIPVRRSNEYAAGIVHAMVTGRHNLIYGNVRNDGLIADLPDAAVVEVPCHVDRNGVQPIRIGRIPAHLAGIMRLSINVQQLVVEAALTRRKDAIRHAAMLDPHTAAELSLDEIWRLVDDLIEAHGDLLPRYH; encoded by the coding sequence ATGGCCAAGATCTGTCTCATCGGTGCGGGCAGCACCGTGTTCGCCCAGTCGATCATCGGCGACATCCTCAGCCAGCCGGACCTGGCCGACAGCGTCGTGTCCCTGCACGACATCGACGGCGAGCGGCTGAACACCTCCGCCATCGTCGCCCGCCGCATCGGCCAGGCGCTGGGGCTCCAGAACCTCAAGGTCGAGGCCTCGCTGGACCGGCGCCAGGCCATGGCCGGGGCCGATTTCGTCATCCTGATGATGCAGGTCGGCGGCTACCGCCCGGCGACGGTGACGGATTTCGAGATCCCGAAGCGCTACGGCCTGCGCCAGACCATCGGCGACACGCTGGGCATCGGCGGCATCTTCCGCGGCCTGCGCACCATCCCGGTGCTGCTGGAGATCTGCGAGGACATGCGTGCGGTCTGCCCCAACGCCCTGCTGATGAACTACGTCAACCCGATGGCGATGAACTGCTGGGCGATCGCCGAGGCGGCGCCGGACATCCGCTCGGTCGGCCTGTGCCACAGCGTGCAGGAGACCTCGGCCGACATGGCGCGCTGGCTGGGCGAGGCGCCGGAAAACCTCGACTACCTCTGCGCCGGCATCAACCACGTCGCCTATTTCCTGAAGTTCGAGAAGCGGCTGCCCGATGGCGGGCGCGAGGACCTGTACCCGCGGCTGAAGGCGCTGGCCGAGAGTGGGGCCGTGCCCGAGGGTGAGGCGGTGCGCTTCGACATGCTGCGCCGGACCGGGCATTTCGTCACCGAATCCAGCATCCATTTCGCCGAGTACAACCCGTGGTTCATCAAGGCCGGCCGCGACGACCTCTTAGACCGGTACGAGGTGCCGCTCGACGAATATCCGCGGCGCTGCGAGGCGCTGATCGCCGAATGGCAGGCGCTGCGCGCCGGGCTCGAGGCCGACGACAGCCCGATCCCGGTCCGCCGCAGCAACGAATACGCGGCCGGCATCGTGCATGCGATGGTCACCGGCCGGCACAACCTGATCTACGGCAATGTCCGCAACGACGGTTTGATCGCCGACCTGCCGGACGCCGCGGTGGTCGAGGTGCCGTGCCATGTCGATCGCAACGGCGTGCAGCCGATCCGGATCGGCCGCATCCCGGCGCATCTGGCCGGCATCATGCGCCTGTCGATCAACGTCCAGCAGCTGGTGGTCGAGGCGGCGCTGACCCGGCGCAAGGACGCCATCCGCCACGCCGCGATGCTGGACCCGCACACCGCGGCGGAGCTGTCCCTCGACGAGATCTGGCGACTGGTGGACGATCTGATTGAGGCGCATGGCGACCTGCTGCCGCGCTATCACTGA